A single region of the Drosophila miranda strain MSH22 chromosome 2, D.miranda_PacBio2.1, whole genome shotgun sequence genome encodes:
- the LOC108154967 gene encoding HIG1 domain family member 1A, mitochondrial has protein sequence MSSKSFFVEDDAEQSNKLARKAKESPFMLVGIAGFVAAGLIGAYKYKHRGTMSTSVFLMQLRVAAQGTVVGCLTAGLAYTMAKEYLFDKEPKENSKPLTN, from the exons ATGAGCTCCAAATCATTTTTTGTTGAGGACGATGCTGAACAGTCCAACAAACTAGCCAGGAAGGCCAAGGAATCGCCGTTTATGCTAGTCG GCATTGCTGGATTCGTGGCGGCAGGACTGATTGGCGCCTACAAGTACAAGCACCGTGGGACTATGAGCACCAGCGTGTTCCTGATGCAGCTCCGTGTGGCGGCCCAGGGTACCGTCGTGGGCTGTCTAACAGCGGGACTGGCATACACAATGGCCAAGGAGTACCTGTTCGATAAGGAGCCCAAGGAAAA TTCCAAGCCACTGACTAACTAA
- the LOC108154965 gene encoding transcription factor Ouib-like: MDWECRVCGEQIFISDPKNIFDKENSGILQRIKQLTGLALVFSENLPMHICSCCLLDLNQAVVFRERCLRTQRHLYMKTAKSLDAETKWGAQDPLDEHVLPTEPSGAEDKKSQVLCASDAKEVKKIVPNPRSDYPRVVVKRYRMPVATTTSPHSETQSHSRNTSAKVKAEADLRDKPGPPKKKRRKRIPCPEKKYVCDQCGWAFNDLSNMKDHKLRHSEKQFACDECGSYFYTSRQLKMHVRVKHKGEKPFLCKYCGMAFNNSPSRCRHERRYHSNDLPYVCNLCSKRFVSKVGLTKHALLHKGGGNGKHYCEICDKEFKEAIFLRGHYLTKYHRTRASIYDACEYEETDNEIDFDFTESIINE, from the exons ATGGATTGGGAATGCAGAGTGTGTGGCGAGCAGATATTTATTTCCGATCCGAAGAACATCTTCGACAAGGAAAACTCGGGGATACTTCAGCGAATCAAGCAACTCACTGGCCTCGCG TTGGTGTTCAGTGAAAATTTACCAATGCATATTTGTTCCTGCTGTTTGCTGGACCTGAACCAGGCCGTAGTTTTCCGGGAGCGTTGCCTAAGAACGCAGAGGCATCTGTATATGAAGACTGCAAAATCACTCGATGCCGAGACGAAGTGGGGCGCCCAGGACCCACTGGATGAACATGTGTTGCCCACTGAGCCCTCCGGGGCGGAGGACAAAAAATCACAAGTGTTATGTGCATCGGATGCCAAAGAAGTAAAGAAAATTGTCCCGAATCCAAGAAGCGATTACCCTCGTGTAGTAGTTAAGCGCTACCGCATGCCAGTAGCAACCACGACTTCACCACATTCTGAAACACAAAGCCACTCAAGGAACACTTCTGCAAAAGTAAAAGCAGAAGCAGACTTGCGGGATAAACCTGGTCCaccaaaaaagaaaagaagaaaaagaattCCTTGTCCGGAGAAGAAATATGTGTGTGACCAATGCGGTTGGGCCTTCAACGACCTGAGTAACATGAAAGATCACAAACTCCGACACTCGGAAAAACAATTTGCTTGCGATGAATGCGGCTCGTACTTCTACACTTCTCGCCAGCTCAAAATGCACGTTCGCGTCAAACATAAGGGGGAGAAGCCTTTCCTCTGCAAATACTGCGGTATGGCCTTCAACAACAGTCCCAGTCGATGCCGGCATGAGCG GAGGTACCATTCAAACGATCTGCCATACGTGTGCAATTTGTGCAGCAAACGATTTGTGAGCAAAGTGGGCCTGACAAAGCACGCATTGCTACATAAAGGAGGAGGAAACGGCAAACATTA CTGCGAAATTTGCGACAAGGAGTTCAAGGAGGCCATATTTCTGAGAGGTCATTATTTGACCAAGTACCATCGCACTAGGGCGAGCATATATGATGCCTGCGAGTACGAAGAAACAGACAATgaaattgattttgatttcACCGAGTCTATTATTAATGAATAA
- the LOC108154966 gene encoding transcription factor Ouib-like codes for MSLRCRTCGETVYSLNATNLFEGDNDIVRKISFLTGIWITDQLDMPRNICQICQMDLNTAMLFRERCIRTHNVLTLGRSEVAPSDDVDLKRDLDDPLGNDIKREEEDQLSDAKPVVGITIEATTRSQDKEIPSKHSSRHNSCDSPSVDTAHSPVAAPVPSIEVIAEPPAAMEAERKRRKRQNRVNQNYICDQCGKHFNDKGNLNLHLVRHTGVRKFQCPECSHKGYSQFLLKMHIRVKHRREAPYACKYCDERFVCSNKRYRHQRTHEGLKTERTDKPYACNFCNHRCNSMSNLRKHEVVHSGDRPFRCEICDVAFYRMSNLRTHFRSKTHKKKTEERTNTEPEILDTN; via the exons ATGTCGCTGCGGTGTCGAACCTGCGGCGAGACAGTGTACAGCCTAAATGCAACAAATCTGTTTGAAGGGGACAACGATATTGTGAGGAAGATATCGTTTCTGACTGGCATCTGG ATCACTGACCAGCTGGATATGCCCAGGAATATATGCCAGATCTGCCAAATGGATCTGAACACCGCCATGCTGTTCCGCGAGCGATGCATCAGGACTCACAATGTGCTGACGCTGGGCAGAAGCGAGGTGGCTCCGTCGGATGATGTTGACCTGAAAAGGGATCTAGACGATCCCCTGGGGAATGATATAAAACGTGAAGAGGAAGATCAACTTTCAGATGCCAAGCCCGTGGTTGGAATAACAATCGAAGCTACGACCAGATCTCAAGACAAGGAAATTCCCAGTAAACATTCCTCTCGACACAATTCTTGCGACAGCCCCTCGGTGGACACAGCGCATTCCCCAGTTGCAGCACCAGTTCCGTCAATTGAGGTAATTGCGGAGCCCCCCGCCGCCATGGAGGCCGAGAGAAAGAGAAGAAAGCGCCAGAATCGAGTTAATCAAAACTATATTTGCGATCAATGCGGCAAGCACTTTAACGACAAGGGAAATCTGAATCTGCATTTGGTGCGCCACACGGGTGTAAGGAAGTTTCAGTGCCCGGAGTGCAGCCACAAGGGGTACAGCCAGTTTCTGTTGAAGATGCACATCCGCGTGAAGCACAGAAGAGAGGCGCCGTACGCCTGCAAGTACTGTGATGAACGCTTTGTGTGCAGCAATAAACGCTATCGCCATCAGAG GACTCACGAGGGGCTCAAGACAGAAAGGACTGATAAGCCGTATGCATGCAACTTTTGCAATCATAGGTGCAACAGCATGAGCAACTTGAGGAAGCACGAAGTCGTGCACTCTGGCGATCGTCCATTTCG CTGCGAGATCTGCGATGTGGCCTTCTATCGAATGTCCAACCTAAGAACTCATTTTCGTTCGAAAACGCATAAAAAGAAGACTGAAGAGAGAACAAATACCGAGCCCGAAATATTGGATACCAACTGA